Proteins encoded together in one Acanthochromis polyacanthus isolate Apoly-LR-REF ecotype Palm Island chromosome 12, KAUST_Apoly_ChrSc, whole genome shotgun sequence window:
- the clstn3 gene encoding calsyntenin-3 isoform X1, whose amino-acid sequence MDRMNFLSFLLLCLTSVASGNKANKHKPWIETEYQGIVMENDNTVLLNPPLFALDKDAPLHYAGEICGFRVHNGPSGSGSVQFEAVVLDRSTGEGLVRSKEPLDCESQREHSFTIQAYDCGEGPDGVNSKKSHKATVHVRVNDVNEFSPVFVERRYEASVPEGRLFDRIVRVEALDADCSPQYSQICFYDIITPNVPFAIDNDGNIKNTEPLDSKRERVHTFWVTAFDCGKNRAQADAQVVVTVKPSCKPGWIGWTKRVEYTPGSGSIPLFPSLHLETCEETVWNIQATVELQTGHIGKGCDRDSYSDRSVRRLCGAVRGEVDLLPPPSPAANWTSALPTLPSSDSSLVFSFNGSNHVAVVPDSVVSALSGDHFTLQLWMRRGGANIQPAATQTRGSRKEEETIVCSTVKNDDSFSHYSLSVHGCRLSLFYWPDVSAARPVKFLWKLEQVCDSEWHHLSLSVQFPSVTLYVDGVTFDPALIHDNGAIPNPAARQRMFIGACWEPEEKQKEILNNSIPEGKDSVRYVGGYHGLLSGVTVRPGSVEPHSVVECLYACREGLDFGDLETLGSGMKVHVNPSQSVLVLEGDDIESFNRAVQQVTYRNSLRFATPGVRPLKLTTSLRCFNEESCLSLKQLEGYLVVLQPDAPQISLSGVGPHLARPAPEFEGSRGVPLFPELRIVCSLSHAVNTAAQGMEGGALMSDAVAHTLDGCEVQPLGEELNPEREELLVDMDVVRERGLEIINTTAYIAITGAESISVYEDVLRSVRYRLAKGSARFERRFRLSCSEMNGRYTSNELTLEVNFLHSLDSLYHPSHLLASQQQFLHPSHHAGELSGHTLPNPHRNSVVPGAATVIIMVCVGFLVVMVILGVFRIRSIHRRGEGARGGAKEGSSQWDDSALTIIINPMESYESRMGISADTEAEGEEDEEGAESPDDVSDDQRIIIKKEGRDGNARRY is encoded by the exons ATGGACAGAATgaattttctctccttcctcctcctttgcTTGACTTCGGTTGCCAGTGGCAACAAAG CCAATAAGCACAAGCCATGGATCGAGACGGAGTACCAGGGGATCGTGATGGAGAACGACAACACGGTGCTGCTGAACCCCCCTCTGTTCGCCCTGGACAAAGACGCTCCGCTGCACTACGCTG GTGAAATCTGTGGGTTCCGGGTCCACAACGGTCCCTCCGGTTCCGGTTCGGTCCAGTTTGAGGCGGTGGTTCTGGATCGCTCCACCGGCGAGGGTCTGGTTCGGTCCAAAGAGCCGCTGGACTGCGAGAGTCAGAGAGAACACAGCTTCACCATCCAGGCCTACGACTGTGGAGAGGGTCCGGACGGAGTCAACAGCAAGAAGTCCCACaa GGCCACCGTACACGTCCGTGTGAATGACGTAAATGAATTCTCTCCGGTGTTCGTGGAGCGCCGCTACGAGGCTTCGGTCCCAGAAGGACGTCTGTTCGACCGGATCGTCCGTGTCGAGGCTCTGGACGCCGACTGCTCGCCTCAGTACAGCCAGATCTGCTTCTATGACATCATCACGCCCAACGTGCCCTTCGCCATCGACAACGACG GAAACATCAAGAACACGGAGCCGCTGGACTCGAAGCGCGAACGTGTTCACACCTTCTGGGTCACCGCCTTCGACTGCGGGAAGAACCGGGCTCAGGCCGACGCTCAGGTCGTGGTCACGGTCAAACCGTCGTGCAAACCCGGCTGGATCG GATGGACCAAGCGGGTCGAGTACACCCCCGGGTCGGGCAGCATCCCTCTGTTTCCCAGCCTGCACCTGGAGACGTGTGAGGAGACGGTGTGGAACATCCAGGCCACCGTAGAGCTGCAGACCGGACACATCGGGAAGGGCTGTGACCGGGACAGCTACTCGGACCGGTCGGTGCGCCGGCTCTGTG GTGCGGTCCGTGGAGAAGTGGACCTCCTCCCGCCGCCGTCTCCCGCAGCCAACTGGACCTCGGCGCTGCCCACGCTGCCCTCCTCCGACTCCTCCCTCGTCTTCTCCTTTAACGGGTCCAATCACGTCGCCGTGGTGCCGGACTCGGTGGTCTCGGCGCTGTCAGGTGACCACTTCACCCTGCAGCTGTGGATGAGAAGGGGCGGAGCCAACATCCAGCCCGCCGCCACTCAGACCCGAGGAAGCCGCAAAGAGGAGGAGACCATCGTGTGCAGCACGGTGAAGAACG ATGACTCCTTCTCCCACTACTCGCTGTCCGTCCACGGCTGCCGCCTCTCGCTCTTCTATTGGCCCGACGTCTCGGCTGCTCGGCCCGTGAAGTTCCTGTGGAAACTGGAGCAG GTGTGTGACAGCGAGTGGCATCACCTGTCGCTCAGCGTCCAGTTTCCCTCCGTGACCCTCTACGTGGACGGCGTGACCTTTGACCCCGCCCTCATCCACGACAACGGCGCAATACCCAACCCGGCGGCCCGCCAGAGGATGTTCATCGGCGCCTGCTGGG agcctgaagagaagcagaaggaGATTCTGAACAACAGCATCCCTGAAGGCAAAGACTCAG TCAGGTATGTTGGCGGTTACCATGGGCTGTTGTCGGGGGTGACGGTGCGACCCGGCAGCGTGGAGCCTCACAGCGTTGTCGAGTGTTTATACGCCTGCAGGGAGGGTCTGGACTTCGGAGACCTGGAGACGCTCGGCTCCGGCATGAAG GTTCATGTGAATCCCAGCCAGTCGGTGTTGGTGCTGGAGGGCGACGACATCGAGAGCTTTAATCGAGCCGTGCAGCAGGTCACCTACAGAAACTCTCTACGATTCGCCACACCAGGAGTCCGACCGTTGAAGCTCACCACCTCACTCAG ATGTTTCAATGAGGAGAGCTGCCTGTCCCTCAAACAGCTGGAAGGTTACCTGGTGGTCCTGCAGCCCGACGCCCCTCAGATCTCCCTGTCAGGTGTGGGACCTCACCTGGCCCGGCCCGCCCCCGAGTTTGAAGGTTCACGTGGTGTTCCTCTGTTCCCGGAGCTCCGGATCGTCTGTTCGCTGTCTCACGCTGTGAATACAGCAGCTCAGGGGATGGAGGGGGGAG CTCTGATGTCTGACGCCGTCGCTCACACTTTGGACGGCTGTGAGGTCCAACCACTGGGGGAGGAGCTAAACCCAGAGAGGGAGGAGCTTCTGGTGGACATGGACGTGGTGCGAGAGCGAGGACTGGAGATCATCAACACGACGGCTTACATCGCCATCACAG GAGCTGAGTCCATCTCTGTGTACGAGGACGTCCTGCGCTCGGTCCGGTACCGTCTGGCCAAAGGCTCGGCCCGATTCGAGCGGCGGTTCCGTCTGTCCTGCTCCGAGATGAACGGCAGATACACCAGCAACGAGCTGACTCTGGAG GTGAACTTCCTGCATTCTCTGGACAGCCTGTACCACCCGTCTCACCTGTTGGCCTCCCAGCAGCAGTTCCTGCATCCGTCGCATCACGCCGGAGAGCTGAGCGGTCACACGCTGCCCAACCCTCACCGCAACTCAG TGGTACCGGGAGCAGCTACTGTCATCATCATGGTGTGCGTCGGCTTCCTGGTCGTCATGGTGATCCTGGGCGTCTTCCGGATCCGTTCCATCCACCG
- the clstn3 gene encoding calsyntenin-3 isoform X2 produces MDRMNFLSFLLLCLTSVASGNKANKHKPWIETEYQGIVMENDNTVLLNPPLFALDKDAPLHYAGEICGFRVHNGPSGSGSVQFEAVVLDRSTGEGLVRSKEPLDCESQREHSFTIQAYDCGEGPDGVNSKKSHKATVHVRVNDVNEFSPVFVERRYEASVPEGRLFDRIVRVEALDADCSPQYSQICFYDIITPNVPFAIDNDGNIKNTEPLDSKRERVHTFWVTAFDCGKNRAQADAQVVVTVKPSCKPGWIGWTKRVEYTPGSGSIPLFPSLHLETCEETVWNIQATVELQTGHIGKGCDRDSYSDRSVRRLCGAVRGEVDLLPPPSPAANWTSALPTLPSSDSSLVFSFNGSNHVAVVPDSVVSALSGDHFTLQLWMRRGGANIQPAATQTRGSRKEEETIVCSTVKNDDSFSHYSLSVHGCRLSLFYWPDVSAARPVKFLWKLEQVCDSEWHHLSLSVQFPSVTLYVDGVTFDPALIHDNGAIPNPAARQRMFIGACWEPEEKQKEILNNSIPEGKDSVRYVGGYHGLLSGVTVRPGSVEPHSVVECLYACREGLDFGDLETLGSGMKVHVNPSQSVLVLEGDDIESFNRAVQQVTYRNSLRFATPGVRPLKLTTSLRCFNEESCLSLKQLEGYLVVLQPDAPQISLSGVGPHLARPAPEFEGSRGVPLFPELRIVCSLSHAVNTAAQGMEGGALMSDAVAHTLDGCEVQPLGEELNPEREELLVDMDVVRERGLEIINTTAYIAITGAESISVYEDVLRSVRYRLAKGSARFERRFRLSCSEMNGRYTSNELTLEVNFLHSLDSLYHPSHLLASQQQFLHPSHHAGELSGHTLPNPHRNSVLLLLYCCYVVVIVLLLSDCGVAVMLLLCCCHVVVVLLSCCCYCVVIV; encoded by the exons ATGGACAGAATgaattttctctccttcctcctcctttgcTTGACTTCGGTTGCCAGTGGCAACAAAG CCAATAAGCACAAGCCATGGATCGAGACGGAGTACCAGGGGATCGTGATGGAGAACGACAACACGGTGCTGCTGAACCCCCCTCTGTTCGCCCTGGACAAAGACGCTCCGCTGCACTACGCTG GTGAAATCTGTGGGTTCCGGGTCCACAACGGTCCCTCCGGTTCCGGTTCGGTCCAGTTTGAGGCGGTGGTTCTGGATCGCTCCACCGGCGAGGGTCTGGTTCGGTCCAAAGAGCCGCTGGACTGCGAGAGTCAGAGAGAACACAGCTTCACCATCCAGGCCTACGACTGTGGAGAGGGTCCGGACGGAGTCAACAGCAAGAAGTCCCACaa GGCCACCGTACACGTCCGTGTGAATGACGTAAATGAATTCTCTCCGGTGTTCGTGGAGCGCCGCTACGAGGCTTCGGTCCCAGAAGGACGTCTGTTCGACCGGATCGTCCGTGTCGAGGCTCTGGACGCCGACTGCTCGCCTCAGTACAGCCAGATCTGCTTCTATGACATCATCACGCCCAACGTGCCCTTCGCCATCGACAACGACG GAAACATCAAGAACACGGAGCCGCTGGACTCGAAGCGCGAACGTGTTCACACCTTCTGGGTCACCGCCTTCGACTGCGGGAAGAACCGGGCTCAGGCCGACGCTCAGGTCGTGGTCACGGTCAAACCGTCGTGCAAACCCGGCTGGATCG GATGGACCAAGCGGGTCGAGTACACCCCCGGGTCGGGCAGCATCCCTCTGTTTCCCAGCCTGCACCTGGAGACGTGTGAGGAGACGGTGTGGAACATCCAGGCCACCGTAGAGCTGCAGACCGGACACATCGGGAAGGGCTGTGACCGGGACAGCTACTCGGACCGGTCGGTGCGCCGGCTCTGTG GTGCGGTCCGTGGAGAAGTGGACCTCCTCCCGCCGCCGTCTCCCGCAGCCAACTGGACCTCGGCGCTGCCCACGCTGCCCTCCTCCGACTCCTCCCTCGTCTTCTCCTTTAACGGGTCCAATCACGTCGCCGTGGTGCCGGACTCGGTGGTCTCGGCGCTGTCAGGTGACCACTTCACCCTGCAGCTGTGGATGAGAAGGGGCGGAGCCAACATCCAGCCCGCCGCCACTCAGACCCGAGGAAGCCGCAAAGAGGAGGAGACCATCGTGTGCAGCACGGTGAAGAACG ATGACTCCTTCTCCCACTACTCGCTGTCCGTCCACGGCTGCCGCCTCTCGCTCTTCTATTGGCCCGACGTCTCGGCTGCTCGGCCCGTGAAGTTCCTGTGGAAACTGGAGCAG GTGTGTGACAGCGAGTGGCATCACCTGTCGCTCAGCGTCCAGTTTCCCTCCGTGACCCTCTACGTGGACGGCGTGACCTTTGACCCCGCCCTCATCCACGACAACGGCGCAATACCCAACCCGGCGGCCCGCCAGAGGATGTTCATCGGCGCCTGCTGGG agcctgaagagaagcagaaggaGATTCTGAACAACAGCATCCCTGAAGGCAAAGACTCAG TCAGGTATGTTGGCGGTTACCATGGGCTGTTGTCGGGGGTGACGGTGCGACCCGGCAGCGTGGAGCCTCACAGCGTTGTCGAGTGTTTATACGCCTGCAGGGAGGGTCTGGACTTCGGAGACCTGGAGACGCTCGGCTCCGGCATGAAG GTTCATGTGAATCCCAGCCAGTCGGTGTTGGTGCTGGAGGGCGACGACATCGAGAGCTTTAATCGAGCCGTGCAGCAGGTCACCTACAGAAACTCTCTACGATTCGCCACACCAGGAGTCCGACCGTTGAAGCTCACCACCTCACTCAG ATGTTTCAATGAGGAGAGCTGCCTGTCCCTCAAACAGCTGGAAGGTTACCTGGTGGTCCTGCAGCCCGACGCCCCTCAGATCTCCCTGTCAGGTGTGGGACCTCACCTGGCCCGGCCCGCCCCCGAGTTTGAAGGTTCACGTGGTGTTCCTCTGTTCCCGGAGCTCCGGATCGTCTGTTCGCTGTCTCACGCTGTGAATACAGCAGCTCAGGGGATGGAGGGGGGAG CTCTGATGTCTGACGCCGTCGCTCACACTTTGGACGGCTGTGAGGTCCAACCACTGGGGGAGGAGCTAAACCCAGAGAGGGAGGAGCTTCTGGTGGACATGGACGTGGTGCGAGAGCGAGGACTGGAGATCATCAACACGACGGCTTACATCGCCATCACAG GAGCTGAGTCCATCTCTGTGTACGAGGACGTCCTGCGCTCGGTCCGGTACCGTCTGGCCAAAGGCTCGGCCCGATTCGAGCGGCGGTTCCGTCTGTCCTGCTCCGAGATGAACGGCAGATACACCAGCAACGAGCTGACTCTGGAG GTGAACTTCCTGCATTCTCTGGACAGCCTGTACCACCCGTCTCACCTGTTGGCCTCCCAGCAGCAGTTCCTGCATCCGTCGCATCACGCCGGAGAGCTGAGCGGTCACACGCTGCCCAACCCTCACCGCAACTCAG tgttgttgttattgtattGTTGTTATGTTGTGgttattgtgttgttattgtctGACTGTGGTGTTgctgtcatgttgttgttgtgttgttgtcatgttgttgttgtgctgttgtcatgttgttgttattgtgttgttattgtctga